A stretch of Corynebacterium timonense DNA encodes these proteins:
- a CDS encoding ATP-binding cassette domain-containing protein: MDLTPLERAGRLVQVVGESGSGLSLLARTLHERVPRVAVLRQDAAAHVSFLRETVVEEVCVGLEQRGVGRAEMQRRARALLEVTGLANLSERNPATLSGGQTRRLAFACVAVLDPDTLVLDDPFAGLDADSTSRIAAYLCSIPARVILLGHEYVEEVGGTRLSLLDATLTTSTPPCVPLQLPQPVSASGAAIDLGEVGATRGGGTRRWWKPRPQPSFVLEPVRVVARPGRVLWLRGGNGSGKTSLLRALAGLDGAPAPRVPTSLALQRSADQVAEATVGSFVGSERLAQARGWDPEEHPLDLSARNLRLAQLAQVFAQDRPLVLLDEPDVGLDTTGRSAAHAEIAAGLRRGAAVVITCHDAEFVAQVRRYAQVEELVVSGAG, translated from the coding sequence GTGGACCTGACGCCTCTGGAGCGCGCCGGGCGCCTTGTCCAAGTCGTCGGCGAGTCCGGCTCTGGCCTGAGCCTGCTCGCGCGCACGCTGCACGAGCGCGTCCCGCGCGTCGCCGTGCTGCGCCAGGACGCGGCCGCGCACGTGAGCTTCCTGCGCGAGACCGTCGTCGAGGAGGTCTGCGTGGGTTTGGAGCAGCGCGGCGTCGGGCGCGCCGAGATGCAGCGGCGGGCCCGCGCACTCCTGGAGGTCACGGGGCTCGCCAATCTGTCCGAGCGCAACCCTGCCACTCTTTCGGGCGGGCAAACGCGCCGCCTGGCCTTCGCCTGCGTCGCCGTCCTCGACCCCGACACCCTCGTTCTCGACGATCCCTTCGCCGGCCTCGACGCGGACTCCACCTCCCGCATCGCCGCCTACCTGTGCTCCATCCCCGCCCGCGTCATCCTCCTGGGCCACGAGTACGTCGAGGAGGTCGGCGGAACGCGCCTTTCGCTTCTCGACGCCACCCTTACCACCTCCACACCCCCGTGCGTACCCCTTCAGCTGCCGCAACCGGTGAGCGCCAGCGGCGCGGCCATCGACCTCGGCGAGGTTGGCGCGACTCGCGGTGGCGGGACACGACGCTGGTGGAAGCCCCGGCCGCAACCGAGCTTCGTCCTTGAGCCCGTCCGCGTCGTCGCCCGCCCCGGTCGGGTTCTGTGGCTTCGAGGCGGCAACGGCTCCGGCAAGACATCGCTTCTGCGTGCGCTCGCCGGCCTCGACGGGGCCCCCGCCCCGCGCGTGCCCACCTCGCTGGCGCTGCAGCGCAGCGCCGACCAGGTCGCCGAAGCCACGGTGGGAAGCTTCGTCGGCTCGGAGCGGCTCGCGCAGGCGCGCGGGTGGGACCCGGAGGAACACCCTTTGGACCTGTCGGCGCGCAACCTGCGGCTTGCTCAGCTGGCGCAGGTTTTCGCGCAGGACCGCCCGCTCGTGCTTCTCGACGAACCCGACGTCGGCCTCGACACCACCGGCCGCTCCGCCGCCCACGCGGAGATCGCCGCTGGCCTGCGCCGCGGCGCCGCCGTGGTGATCACCTGCCACGACGCCGAGTTTGTTGCGCAGGTGCGGCGCTACGCGCAGGTCGAGGAGCTGGTGGTGTCGGGGGCTGGTTAG